TATCAGCTCATCCCGTTTAATTTCATACATGACATCCTCAAAGAAACGAATGTTTCAGCCCAGGATGTCAGCACTTACTGGAAATTGCTTACGGAAAGAGCCTTTCTTCAGGTTGTCTTTAATATCGTTCTGACCGTACCTTTTGGCCTCTTTCTGCGTTATTATTTCCGAACACGCTGGGTCCGTGGGATCCTGTTGTGCTTCCTCCTCTCGTTATCCTTCGAGATAACACAGCTGACAGGCATATTCGGTTTCTATGATCATCCCTACCGCGTGTTCGATGTAGATGATCTGATTATGAACACGCTTGGCGGTATGATTGGATTCCTGCTTGCCGAGTGGTTCACAGGATTACTGCCTAGAATTGAGCACCTTGATAAAGAAGTCGATATTGCTTGAAAACGAGTGTCCTATACCAGACGTGCAGTAGCGCTCTTATTTGATGGGTTCATCTGCTTGATCTTGTTCAATATCGCTAGCATTCTAGATGTACCTGCTGCCTTTTGGATCGTTACCGGCTTATATTTCATGGTGTTTCCTTTTCTAAATAAGGGAAGAACCTTTGGTAAATGGCTTGTCCGCATTCATTTGACTGGAGAGGCGGGAAGGCTGAAGCTTACCGGTCTTACGATCAGATATGGGCTGCTGTACTGGATATTTTTCGGCTTAAACCTGATGATTGTAACGGCGAGTCTTCCTTCCTATGGAAGTACGCTGTTTGCTTTTGTCATCTTCGTCATGGACGGCTGGTTTGCCCTTCATGTGCTGCGCCGGTTCTTTAGCAAAAAAACGCTCCTGTTCTACGAGCAGCTCAGCGGTACGAAGCATCAGATTACTTGGCAGAGACCGACACCTGAGCTTGCACAGAAGCCTGCTGAATAATGTAAAACATATTCGAAGCCGCCATGTGGCGGCTTTTTGTTAATGAAGCAATCCAGCTTCTATGTGGATGTTTCCTCAGATCATCTAGATACCCAAAACGGTATTCCATGCTTCAATAACCGAGGTCTTCACTTTACTGCTGTCTGCTCCGCTCCCTTCCTCCGTCCAAAGGGGTGGATAATAGGTAAACACCTCACCTGGCTGAAGCCCATTCGACTCCTCCTGCCACCCTTTCCAGCGAAACGTCTCATAATACTGGGCTAGATCACCATCAGCGAGCCAGCTAACAAAACCAGAATAAGCAAGCTCCGTCGATTCCCACTCCAATGTATCCGGCGCATAGTAATAGATGTGTCCGTCATTTCCGAAACGACCGATATTCAAACTGAAAAAACCGCCCGCCGCATCGTATGCGACAAGCAGCATTCCTTCGAGAGCCGGAACGCCTTCGCGATCGAGAAGTCCATTCCAGAACGGAAGACTGCCATATATACCGTCACCGCCTGCACCGAGCAAGGTAATCCAGCCATGGTCAAACAGGATACCTGCCGTTTCGTAAGCAACTGCGCCCAGGTAGGATTTGGTGCTGACCTGCAAACGATATAGCGTGTCTGCTCCTGTGTCATGCTCTGCGGGAATGATCACACTCTTGTTTTTACCCTGGCTCAGCATATTCTCAAGCTCTTCCCAAGCGTGGTCTTCCGTGTGAAGCAATTCCCCAATCGTTAAATATCCCATCATTCTCCCCTCCTTTGAATCTATAACCATCTAAGCTCTTTTCATTAACCGATGGTTTCTACGATGCTGCCTTCACGATCCCGGATTAAAGTCTTTATAATATTTAGAACAATATTTACGGATAAAATTGGGACCGAGCCTTCTTTAGGTACAAGCTTATGTGTAAACTCAGCTGCTGCCTGCTCATTCAGAGTAATGGTGATGTTACTCTCTTCTTCTTTACAACCCGCTATATCCCCTGGCTCGAACACAACCTGAATATTTTGGCTTAACAGTCTCAGCGTCCTGCCTTTTAATATCCGGCCTTGAAGCAGCTTGCCAACGATATCAGCCTGCTTCGCTCCGATGGTTAATTTGGCCGGAGTCTTTCTAAACATCTTCCTCTCTGACGGCATCCAGTCCAGTGTATCTACGAACAGGAAGCCGGTGCTCGAGCCCCCGTTATACCTGCCATTTGAATAAACTCCACTCTTCCATTAGGCGTCTCGATGGGTGAAAGCTCCGGATCATGAGTAAACGCGAGGGCCGTGAGCAAGGTATCCGCCCCCAGGCAAATAGGTCCATTCGCATCCATATAATCTCCTGCTTTAAAAATGTTCCCGCTCCCGAACACATATCTGCCCATATTTTGCAGCAGGTTAAGCGCCCAGGCCGGCGGCTCCTCCTCTGATTCGCTCCGCGCGACTCTGAAGGTCAGCTCGAATCCAAAGCCGCTGTCCTCCATATTTTCAGATTCCTTTGTATATAGCTCGGAAAATCCATAAGTGACAATATGCCAATGCGGGCCCCCTTGCTCGGATTTATATGCACTGATCCCATCAAGCGGATCCTGACCTCCAAGAGAATATGGAAGCAAAGTTCCGTAATGCTTAGGCTCCTGGTCTCCATAAATAGGCTTTAATGCTTCATCTATAGCATCCCAGCCAGGAGCTTGATCCAGCTGTTCATTTTGCTCTTCGTTCATTTCCTCACTCATCTTATCATTGACCTCCTGTATGTTCTGCTAAAATTCAACCACTGTCTAAACATCTATTATAAATGGATTTGGACTGCCTATTGCTGTATATGGCAAATTTGAGCATTATTTACTACATGAAATACTAAGACAAAGACAACGATTGAATATGAAACTCATGTCAAACGTCAAGTAGGATTTTTTTTCATTGGAGTAAAGGTCTGATCGCATCGATATTTATCGTCCTAAGCAGGCTTCAATGATTAGGAATATCCTTAACTCAGATCCATTCAACTTTTTCATAAAATGCATGAATACGAAATACTTCTGCTTACTTCTTCCTGGTCCACCTCCTACTCATAGGCTTTTGAGGGATAAATAATATTGGCTTCGAGGCACTTATTTAAGGAGATTCTTACTCCACATTCGGATTGGCGATGAGCTCTATATAAAGTAAAATACAGCTAGACCCGATGTATTTGCATATATCATGTATTAACCAACATTCCAATAAAGAGCGGTGATGAGCTATGAAATTTATCGTATCCATGAAATGGGTGCTAGCCCGTATGTATGAACCGGACATCGCGATTGTCGATTGCCGTTTTGCTCTGGGTCAACCAGAGACGGGTAGACAAGCCTTTAATGAAAGCCATATACCAGGGGCCGTATATTTTGATCTGGAGCAGGATTTGTCTTCACCCTTGCATGAACAAGGACATGGCGGACGGCATCCACTGCCTGATGTAGATCAGCTGGTTGACCGAATTCGCAAGGCGGGCATTAGTAACGAGACCCGAATTATTGCTTACGATGATCAAGGCGGTGCAATGGCGTCAAGATTCTGGTGGCTGATGCGCTATCTCGGTCATGAGCAGGTATATATTATGGATGAGGGATTTGCGGCATGGCAGGCTGCGAGCTTTCCGGTCACTGCCGATGTACCGATTCGGATTCCGGCATCCTACACCCCGCATCTCCAGTCTCACCTACTGGCTGATCTAGAAGAAGTGCGGAAGGCTTCCACCACTGGATCTGCTATGTTAATCGACTCACGTGAATACCCGAGATACCTGGGAGAGGTAGAGCCGCTGGATAAAAAAGCAGGTCATATACCAGGCGCTGCCTCATATTTCTGGAAGGATAACCTTCAGGAAGGATCAACTAAATTCAAGTCAGCTGAGGAGTTAAGCAAACGGTTTGAAGCAGTGTCCAAAGATCAAGATGTTATTGTATATTGCGGCTCCGGCGTAACGGCTTGTCCCAATGTACTGGCGTTAACAGAAGCAGGATATGAGAATGTGAAGCTGTATGCAGGGAGCTGGAGCGACTGGATCAGCTATGAGGAGAACCCGGTGGGCATCGGGAACGGGGAGAAACCCAAACATATATAACAGTAATTAAAAATTATGAATACATTTGCAATTTGTAACTATAACTCCTAGAGGATGTGTGTCTACGCCCATCATCAACTTTGTCAGCATCCAACGGCTAAAAGTACTTACTTGGTGGATCCAACAAACTACGACTCACGTTAAGGATGCTTTGATGCTTATGATCAGTTTTGGCGCACTTATTGTTGCACTATTAACGCTGGTCGTCGCCATCATCGCTATGATTAACCACAAGAAATAGACCGCCCCATAGCAAGGTTACGGTCTAAATCTGATCTTATTTCAGAAGCCAACCGCCTTTGAAGCGGTCTACTGTGCTCGGAGTCGTGTTGGCGCACGGCTCCTTCTTTAGTTTTATTATAACGGTATCCGATTATACCTGCAATAAGGCAGTTGTCACAGCTCACAATCGGCAAGTGGTCACTGTATAGATGTATCGCATATGCCGAACATTCACTTCACCCGAAACGTACGAGGAGCATACTTGCGAACCAAGGGCAGAGCAGCCACAAGATAGAGCAGGGCTATAACAGCCGTACATATTGAAAAAACAACCGGATCTGGTCTTAAGCTGATCGATAGGACAAAGACGCCTGACACAATCCAGCTGAAGAGATAAAAGAACGGATTTTTCGTATTCAGCTCTGTCGTGTACGGCTGGAATATATAATACAAAAACAAGTGATGCACGGAGAAAAATACAGCCAGCGATAATGTGCTTACCCACAAAAATACATAGTCGATTGCTGTTGTTAACCCTCCTGCAGCGACAGCCGCCAGCGTCAGCACCAAGGCAAGTACGGCTGCGAGGAGCAGGTTCATGCCCAGAATCCTACTAAGGCGGATCCGAAAGTGCTTCGGCGCATCCTGTCGGTAGAAGCTTTGCCGCAGCAGCTTCAGATCACAATGGAAAAACAGCACTTTGCACAATTGTTCCCCGACGGTCAAATAGGCCATGATGAGGATCAGCCCCGGAAAGAATGTCCCTATGCTAGAAGCCGCGGCAGCCATCGGCTCTCGGTATAGAAATCCCGCAAGAATCAAGGCCGTCCCGAGGGCAGCAACGATGGCCAAACGCTTATACAGCGGCCGCCGGATCAAGCTTTTGTGTCTCGAGAAGAAGATGGCATTAATATAATCGTACCCCTCTTTTTTCTCGAATGTCCTCCTGCTATCGTTCGTCCCCTCTAGATCGTAATCACTGTCCTTCGCCTTGACGGCTGTTTGCTGCGCATCCGCCATCATCCGGCCCAGGTCCAGCAGCGGGTCATCCCGCTTCGTCGCCGCGTCTACCGCATCCGTATAGTCCAGTCGCCAGAAGAGAACAACACTCGCAATGCCTCCCAGTAAAATGCAAATGACGTATAAAGGCACAGCCGAAGTTAACATTGCCCCCCAAGCCAGAGCCCATTCAAACAGTAATGGCGCATATGCTGCGATGTATCCAATGAAAATGACGGTCCAAACGATGACGTTGTTCTTGATCAATATACTGCCGCTTCGCCGAAACAACCAATAATGAAAATATTCCCATACGATCCGCCACATTACAGCAGCAGCCGTGAGGAGAATGCCTTGCAGCATCGGTGCACCAAGCAGCGAGGAAAAAAGGAGCACCGCTGTCAGTAAATAAACAAATAAGGTAACGTATTTATAGCTGAGCGTCGCCCGCATATATCGTGTTGCCGGAAGCCGCAACAGCTTAACCGAGATGTATTTGCTCCGCTTCGGTTCAAGTATTCTGGCATTGGATACTCCAGCAATAATAAATGTGATAATGAAGAAAATATGCCAAAAGATGTCCAGCTGACGCTCTATAGGCAGCTCTTGGCCCAAGGTGACCACCGGAAAATAAACGACAAGGCCGACATACAGCATACTGGTCAGGAATCCCCACACAATAGACAGCAGCAGTGCAGCAATGGCCACTGCCTTCTTCACACCCACTCTGGAATAGACATTGTCACTAACCAGACCACCGATGAGCGGAAGCCGCCGAACATAATAGATTAATCGGTTTGCAATAGAGGATACTTGAAGATGAAGAATCGTATTAAGTGTTCGGAGCATCCGGTCTCTCCTCCCCATCCGCATCATCCTGCAGCAGGTCGATAACGCTCTGTTCGAAGCCAGGACTGCCAAGCAGCTCTTTCGGTACCGAAGACAATTGCCCTTTGTTCAAGATGACTAGTTCATCACACAGATCGGAGGCCAGCTGCAAAATATGCGTAGAGAAGATCAGAATATGATCCTTCTTCATCGACCGCAGTAAATTTTTCATCTCCAGTGCGACAATCACGTCAAACGAGGTCAACGGTTCGTCCAGCAGGATCACCGGCGGCTTCGTAATGAGAAATAGCAGCATCTGAATTTTATTCTTCATCCCGTGTGAATAGTTCTTAATAAGACGATGCCGATCCTCCATTGTAATTCTCATCATCTCGAAGTATTCGTCGATCTGGGTATCCGTCTGCAGCTTATCCCTGTTAATGTCCAAGAAGAACTTTACGAATTCGTATCCCGTCAGGAATTCAGGCAATATAGGCAAGGAGTAGACATATCCGATATCATCCTCTTTCAGCTCACGGCGGATACCA
This sequence is a window from Paenibacillus urinalis. Protein-coding genes within it:
- a CDS encoding putative holin-like toxin, producing MSTPIINFVSIQRLKVLTWWIQQTTTHVKDALMLMISFGALIVALLTLVVAIIAMINHKK
- a CDS encoding sulfurtransferase; protein product: MKFIVSMKWVLARMYEPDIAIVDCRFALGQPETGRQAFNESHIPGAVYFDLEQDLSSPLHEQGHGGRHPLPDVDQLVDRIRKAGISNETRIIAYDDQGGAMASRFWWLMRYLGHEQVYIMDEGFAAWQAASFPVTADVPIRIPASYTPHLQSHLLADLEEVRKASTTGSAMLIDSREYPRYLGEVEPLDKKAGHIPGAASYFWKDNLQEGSTKFKSAEELSKRFEAVSKDQDVIVYCGSGVTACPNVLALTEAGYENVKLYAGSWSDWISYEENPVGIGNGEKPKHI
- a CDS encoding RDD family protein, translated to MSYTRRAVALLFDGFICLILFNIASILDVPAAFWIVTGLYFMVFPFLNKGRTFGKWLVRIHLTGEAGRLKLTGLTIRYGLLYWIFFGLNLMIVTASLPSYGSTLFAFVIFVMDGWFALHVLRRFFSKKTLLFYEQLSGTKHQITWQRPTPELAQKPAE
- a CDS encoding VanZ family protein, yielding MFQSYLFPISYAFMTFPIAALFFTLPFLIVQYRKHGYINKVRAIMLYLLLLYLMTAYFLVLLPLPAARHNEPLSGIPYQLIPFNFIHDILKETNVSAQDVSTYWKLLTERAFLQVVFNIVLTVPFGLFLRYYFRTRWVRGILLCFLLSLSFEITQLTGIFGFYDHPYRVFDVDDLIMNTLGGMIGFLLAEWFTGLLPRIEHLDKEVDIA
- a CDS encoding ATP-binding cassette domain-containing protein, producing the protein MELVLENIVKSFGKKNVLQNTGFTFEQGKIYGLLGRNGAGKTTLFNGLSGETKLDGGNAWLLDNGIRRELKEDDIGYVYSLPILPEFLTGYEFVKFFLDINRDKLQTDTQIDEYFEMMRITMEDRHRLIKNYSHGMKNKIQMLLFLITKPPVILLDEPLTSFDVIVALEMKNLLRSMKKDHILIFSTHILQLASDLCDELVILNKGQLSSVPKELLGSPGFEQSVIDLLQDDADGEERPDAPNT
- a CDS encoding DUF2625 family protein, translated to MGYLTIGELLHTEDHAWEELENMLSQGKNKSVIIPAEHDTGADTLYRLQVSTKSYLGAVAYETAGILFDHGWITLLGAGGDGIYGSLPFWNGLLDREGVPALEGMLLVAYDAAGGFFSLNIGRFGNDGHIYYYAPDTLEWESTELAYSGFVSWLADGDLAQYYETFRWKGWQEESNGLQPGEVFTYYPPLWTEEGSGADSSKVKTSVIEAWNTVLGI